The Methylocella tundrae genome contains the following window.
CCAGACGGTAGATCATGCCGATCGCATCAAAAGCCCCAGGCGTCTCGCTCAAGCGCGGAGCGAAACGTGCAAGATCAATCCCCGGATGAATGACCGTCGCCGGAACAGTGGAGATAAATTGATCGAAAACGCTTTGAGAGACAAACACATTGCGAGCCACGGGCGCATCGGAAAAAGGCGCCACCGGCGTGTTGACGTTCTGCACGATGAGACATCCGAATTCGGCGGCCATTTCAAAGATCACGCGATACCACGGTTCATCGACGTCGCCCCAATAATGAACATGGACGATGTCGGGCCGGAAGCGGCTGAAGACGCTGCGCACCAGATGCGACGAGGCCGGCTGCGGGACCAATCTGATGGTCATTCCCTTGTGCGAGCCGCGCGCCGGCAATGCAGACGTTATGACCTCCATCTCGATCCGATGGCCAAGATAATCATGCAGGTCGACGACGAGCTGGGTCGAGCCTCCAACCCAGACATTGGCGATCGCGTGCAACACGCGCGGACGCCGCGCCAGACCGATTCTCTGACGAAGCCGGACTGCATAGGGCGGCGGCTGGAACAGGCCGAACGAGCGGCGCAGATTTCGCCATAAAGCCGGGACGCGGATACGCTTTGTCCACTCGCCGCGCTCCGCGTCGAACGTCAGCCTTTGGCTTTGGAAAGTGGCTTCTTCAATCCGCTTTCCCGTCGCAGGCCAACGCCAGATAAAGGTCACGGCCTTCCAGACGAGGAGACATGCGCCGATGAGAAACTTGACCGCCATACGCAGCAAGGACGCCGCGCGCAAAAAAGGGGTCAACCGCGCAAGCCGCGCCTCGACGTCGGCGAGATGATCCTGCACCATCATGAGGTCGCGCTTTAGCGCGAGACGCTCGCGCGCGGCCTCATCAGCGGCACAGCGCATCGGGTCGTCAAAGGCGGCGTCCTGGGGCGGCGACGCCGGCGTTTCGCTGGCGCGGGCGCTCGCGGCGAATTCGGCCAATCATTCCTCCATGCCGTCGCTGGATCGATCGGACCGGCAAAGCCGAGGGGCAAAGCGGTCAGATAGCGCCTTTGGGCCGTGAGATCAACAAACCGCCTGTTCAGGCCAGAGCGCAAGCGAGACTGAACAGGGACAGCCCCGGATGATAAAAGGGGTCATCGCGCAGCCGATCCGCCCAACGGCTCTGAAAATAGGCGCGCTCCTTTGCGTGGGCGTCAAGCCGCCGGAAAGTCGCTTTTCCGCGGCTCGCCGATTCAAAATGCGTCAGGCGCGCGAGCGGCGTCCAGACGGTCTGATAGCCGAGCTCCTCGAGACGCAGGCAGAGGTCGATGTCGTTGAATTCTATCGGTAATCGAAGCTCGTCGAAGCCTCGCGCCGCGAGAAATTTCTCCCGCCTGACAGCAAGACAGGCGCCCGTCACCGCCGAGATCTCATGCACGACCGCGTTGCGCTGAAGCCAGCCGCCGGCAGAGGCCGCAAGGCCAGCGTCGCAATGGCCGCCGCCTTCGCCCATTCCGACGACAATCCCCGCGTGCTGAATGCGCCCGTCCGGGTAAAGCAGCATGCAACCGACGGCCCCCGTCGCCGGTTCGCAGGCGCAAGCAACCAGTTCGTCAAGCCAATGGCCCTCCGTGATCTCGATGTCATTGTTCAAGAACACCAACACCTCACCCGTGGCTCTCGCCGCCCCAAGATTACAGAGCCGGGAGAAATTGAAGGGTCCAGCTACGTCGATGCGCGTCACGCGGGGATCGCGTTCCATCGTGGCCAAAGCGGCGAGAGCCGCCGGATCCGTGCTGCCATTATCGACGATGACAAGATCGAATGCAGGGTAGGCGGTTCGCTCCAGCAGGGTCGTGACGCTCCGACGCAGCATGGCGGCGTGATCACGCGTCGGCATGACAATCGTGACACGCGGCGCGCTGGTCATTTTGTCACGCGGCGGGCCCGGCAAAATGAGCGGATCCCGCCATTGCGTCTCGATGAGCGGACGCGGAATGTGCAAAACCTCTTTGCGGCCGAGATCGAACAGGATTTTGCGCGCAAAGCTGGTTTCCTCGATTGCTTCGGGCGCAGGCGGAACGTGGCCGCGCGCAAATCCAAGCCGAGCGAGCAGCAACCGGCCGACATAGGGCCGGCGCGCTTCAAAGCGGGGGCTCCAGTCCGGCTTGAAGACCGGCGCAAGGTCCATCTCTTCGTCGCAATAAGCGGCGACGGCGTCTGGGGCGCGCTCCATCGTCTCAATGAAACAGGCGAGCGCATGGGGCTTCAGGCGATCGCCGAACGCGATAAATCCAAGAAGGTCACGATCTTCGCCCGCTAGCGCATCGACATCGAGGCGGCGGATTCGCGCGTCTTTCGCTGCCAGCGGCGCGACCTGCCCCGCCGCTCCCGCAATCAAAAGCGTCCAGCGCGGAAAAATCTGCGCCCGCAACGCCTCTATCGCGCCGTCAATGCTCGCGGGCGTCGTTGTGTCATCGAGGCGCGCAACAAGCTTCACCATGGGCGCGTTCGCCCAATCGCGGCGCGGAAGCTCCGGGCCACCAAGATCAGCTGCGACGGAAAGTCTTTTTTGATAGCTCGGCCAAGAGGACAGAGGCGCATGCTGCGTCGCCCAACGGAAGTTCATCTCCGCTTCGGGTCTCCATCCGAGAGCGAAAGTCGCGAGCGTGCTGATGAACCGGCCTCTATCGCCGCGCCACCCCAGGCGCAGAACCTCGGCAACATCGAGAATTTCAATCGCCTCGATGAGGAAGCTGAACCGTCCCTTTTGCGCGACCGGCGATATCCAGATATCGGTTGTTTCATCGGGCGCAATGGCAAGGCCCTCCCCGCGCCCGAGCACGGGCCCCGGCAGCAGATGCCAGCTGATTTCCTGCGAGCCGCGCCGAAAGCTGATCATCGGACGCGCCGGACGATCGTAGAGGCTGAGCCGGTAGCGTATTTTGAACCAGCGCGAACGAGGAAGGCGCGGTTGCGCCGCGATCGTAAGCCACGGCCGCGTGCTCAAGGCTTCGAAGTGCGGCGCCTGACCTTCGGCGTCCAGCGCCGGAACCAAATCAACGATCGTCCGCTTTGATTCGGCGACGCGAGCGGAGACGGGGTCCATCCTGCGGTCAAACCGTCTCGACCGAAGCCGGCGTCAAAACGCGCCTTGCTTCCGCATAGACCTCAAGATCCTGTTCGATCAAGCCGCGCGCGGAACCCATCTCGCGCAGGATATTGGCGAAACCTGCGACTGTCTTGCTGGAGCCGAGTGAAATCGGGGCAAAGGTCCGAGGCAGGTCGAGCACGGCCCCAACGAGGGCGAGGAACGAGTCTGGATCGTCGCGCAGCCCGACGGCGTCGATTTCCGCGAGCGAATCAAGGGCAGCCGCGACCGCGGGGGAAGGTGGCGGATCGAAGGCGTTGGGCGCGGCGAGCTGATAGACGAGCGGATTATAGAGCAGCGTCCGTAATTCGTCGGAGGGGCGCGACAAGAGCGCCTCCAGCGCAGCTGCATCGCTAAGATCGAGATCGCGAACGGCGCCGGTGCAGGTCTGCAGCATGGGCATCAAGGAATTGGCGCTGGAGCTCGCCTCGGGCGTCGACGCCCATTTCAGGATCAAAAGACGCTCCGCCATCTCCTCGAACGGATCACGCAGCAAAATGCCCATTTTGAATCCGCGATCGTGCAGCAGCGGCTCCCAGACCCGCCAGAAAATGCGGCCTGACGCGTAAATCGAGTTCGTAAAGGGCATCGCGAAAATCGATCTTGTCGTCTCCTCCGGAAGAAGCTCGATCGCCCGGTAGGACATCTGAAAGCGGTGAAGCATCTCCTCATCGAGCGCGAAAGACCGAAACAATTGCGTTTCAAGACGCAGGAATTTCTGCTGGATCAGATCGCCGCCGGCGCCGCGCCGATAGATCAACACATTATTTTCGCCGTCCGTGATCTCGAGCTTCGCGGCCGCGCCAATTCCAGGGCAATTTGATTCATCGGCGACAAAGCCGCAAATGCCGGTGTTGTGCAGGCCCTGCTCCTTGAGCAAAGGACGATAGACGAAAGCCTCGACCGCGACATGATGGTCAGCATCAAGATGAACGATCACTCGCGGCGTCGTTGCCGGATTGTCCGGCATCAGCCAGCCGATGATCCTTTCGCCGACATCTTCGTCGATGCTGAATAACATTGGCTCCCCGGTTGCTGCGCGGCCGCCCGAAGCGGCTTCCTAATCGATGTGCCTGCGATCTCGAATGCCGGCGATCAATAGCATCGCCACGGCCCAGAGTCCGAAGGCGCATATGCCGACGAAAGCGACCGATCTCGCGCGGCGCGGATATTCGGCAACGTCCGGCTTTTCCGGCGGGACGAAAAGAGCGATATAGATGTGCTGGCGCTCGGATTCCTCGCGCGCTTTCTCGTAGGCTGCCTGTGCGACTTCGAGAAGACGTTCCGAAAAACGCCGCTCCAACTCCTGCTGCTCGAACTGCGCGATGGTTCGGGCGGCCGTCTTGGCCTCGCCTTTCGGACTGGTCAGGGCCTCGGTCTGCGCCAAGATCTGGGCGTTAAGAGCCGCGATCTGGTCGGACAGGATTTTCTGTTGCGGCGAGTTCGACGCCATAATCCTGAGATTGGCGTCTCGTTGGCGCTCCAGAGACAGCTTTTCCTTTACGACGCCAAGGAGCCTCGCCGCCGCGAGATCGATCGTCTGCTGCGGATCGACCGTTCCTTCCTTGTTTCGCACGTCTCTAAGGCCGGTGAGAGCGGTGGCGTAACGCGCGCCGGCTCGCTGCATATCGTCCTCCGCCATGGCGAGGGCGTCCTTGCGCGCTCTGGCGGCGACGCTATCGACCATGCGTTCCGTGGCTTTTTCGACGGCCCGCGCGATAGCCAGCGCGTCATCGGGCGTAAAGCCTAAAACGCGCACGAGCACCAGCCCCGATACGCGATCGACAGTAACCGAAATCATCGATTGCCAATAGCGCCACAGAGCGTCATCGCTCGTTGACGCATCGAAGCGCGAAAGCCAATCCGCTTCGCGCCGCGAAAACATCGCGCGCAGCGAGCCGTCGGCGTCGAGTTCGCGCACGAGATTGCGGCTTCGCAAATAGTCCGCCGCCATGTAAGGCAAACGTCCGATATCGTTCTGTCCGCCACGGCGCATGAGCGTCGATACAATGCTTTGTTCGGCGACAAGGTCGCTGGCCGAGCGGATGCTGAAGCGAAACTCGACGGCATATTTATCGGCGGCGATCAATCCATAATAGAGGCTGGCGATCAGAACAGGCAGAATAACGCAAAGAGCGAAGGAAATCTGATGCCAACGCCATGACCCGAATTGATCAATCGGCACGGAGACGCGGCGCAAATCCTCGCGGAGCACAAAGTGCTCGACCGCAGATTCTCCGGTCGCCCGATCCTCCGGCCTGCTTTCAAGACGCGTCTCGCTCATGAGAAGATCGCCTGCCCCGACCCGTTCATCTTGCGTGATCGCGGACGCCGGCGACGGTCAGCGCGATCACCGCCCATGCTGTGAAAGCGCCGATAAGGATCGCCAAGATGGCGAAGCCGCGGCGCGGAAACAGAGAGCTTTGCGGCGTTGTCGGATCCTCGATGGAAACCAGATAGATATGGCGGCTGTTCGCGTCCGAGCGCGCATTATCCAACAGCTTTTCGGCCAGCTCGACCCTTTTTTCGGCCAGTTTCTTTTCAACGTCCAGCCGATCATAGTCCGCCAGCGCCGCCGATGCGGTCGAACCGTTGGCGCCTGCGCCCGTGATCCTCGATTCGAGCGCGGAGATCTGGGAGGACAGGATGTTCCGGTCCGATTGGAGGATCTTGATTTGCAGCGCGTCCGCGCCGAGCGAGGTGCGCGCGATCGCCAGCTTCACTTCGACTTCGGCGAGATCGCGCCGTAATTCCCCAATGGTTTCGCTCAACGAATGGGCGGAATCGAGTGGATCGATCGACATTCGCGTATTTCTGAACTGTTCGACGCGCGCGCGCCAAACGGCAAGCTTGTCCATCGCAGCCTTGACCTCGGCCTCTCCCCGCTCGGTCATGTCGCGCCGCATGCGGTCCAGAAGCTCGTTGACGACGATGTCGCAACGCGCGCGGATGGCGGTTGCGAGGCGCACGGAATCCTGGCGTGAAAACGTTTTGACCTTGACGGTCAGAATTCCCGAAGCGATTTCCACCGATGGATCGACCGCCTTGCGCCAGTAACGCAAGAAATCCTCCGGCGATCCTGACGGATTAAATCGCGCAATAAAATCGGCGCCGGGCGCGCTGAATATGGCGCGCAGATCAATAGCCTTGGACAGGTCGTCGATGATCGTCTGGCTGTGGATATAATCCGCGACGATAAAGACGTCCTGACTGGTGTTTAGAGATGCGAGCGTGCCAAGACCGGACGCCGCCAGCGCGTCGCTGCCGGGCAGCGACTCCGTCGTGCCCCGGACGGCGAAACGCATCTCGGAAATGAACTGATCGGACGCGATGAATTGAAAATAAATGAAGCTCGCGGCGACTGGCAGAACGACAAGGATGATAAAGCTTCGCCAAAACCAGGGTCCGTCATCGTCCACATCGATGGGTTTCGCGCCGGCGCCGGCTGCGCGCGAGCCCAATCGCGCCCGAAGAGCAGCAGCTTTGATGGCGATGGCGGCGATTTGCCGAACCGATTGGCGGACGCCTGCCCCGACGTCAATCGCGCCAACGGCCAAACGCGGGCCGGGGAGCCTTTGACGAACGGCGTCTTGCCTGATTTCGGACGTCATGCGGAACTACCGCCTCGCGACAGAGGACATTTGCGCGACGCGATCAAGAAGCTCGCGGCGAGAACCGGCGAAGCAGAGGCTTCCTGCTGAACACAAAATCTTACTCTTCCATTAACAATGCGTGATTAGAGAATCATTTCGTCCACGCTCATCGACGGTTTGCATTAGAATATTTTGCGCAGATTGCGATGCGCTCCGCGCCATGATGAACAAAACAGGCGCGGCGCCTGAAAATCGCCCGGATTTTTCCTATGCTGCACGCTTCTGTCCTGATCGGATATGACAACGTGATCTGCGCCTTTCAGATTGACTGGCCAACTGAATTTCTGATCTGCTCCAGGACGCTTTATCGGCTTGTCGCATGAACCTTGCATAACACTGATAATAGATGATGAATCGCCCTTTGTCTCCCGACTCCTTCCCTCTCTCCGGGATCAAACCACTATAACCATCAAAGCCGGCGCTAAAGTGATAATCAAGCTCGTTGGTAAGCCCGGAATTTGTCCTTTCTTTGCCCTTGACGCTTGCAGAGTCACTGGGGCAAAAAGGTTATTATTGCAGATCATCGCACCTTTAATTCCATGTATGCTCTCCTGAAGAGCTTCGCTCGGCCCGAGAAGGGCGTATTGGAGTCTGGCAGCATTTATGAGAAATCGCGAGGGCGACCGACTGACGCCAACGGTGGAACACGACGCGGAAGTCGCAATCATAGGACGTTCCTGCAGACTTCCGGGCGCTAATTCTCCTGAGACACTTTGGGATTTGCTGTCCTCGGGACGATGCGCCATATCGCAAGTGCCGGCTGACCGATGGTCGCTAGAGCGGCTTGGCCATCCAAAGCCCAAGGAGCGCGGGCGCAGCTATACTTGGGCGGCGGGAATTCTCGATGATCCATGGGGCTTCGATCCAGCGGTCTTCGGCATTTCGCCGCGCGAAGCCGAACAGATGGACCCGCAGCAAAGGCTCCTCCTCGAACTCGCGTTCGAAGCGATCGAGGATGCTGGAATCGCGCCATCCTCGCTCGCCGGCACGCACACAGGCGTGTTCATCGGTGGTTCCTCGCTCGACTACGGCAATCTGCGGCTGCACGATCCGGCGGCGGCTGACGCCTATTTCGCGACCGGCAATACGCTGGCCGTGCTCTCGAATCGCATCTCCTACGTGTTCGACCTGCATGGGCCGAGCTTTACCATCGACACCGCTTGCTCGTCCTCGCTCGTCGCTCTCGACGCCGCGGTCGCCGCCATCCGGAGCGGCTCGATCGATACGGCCATTGTCGGCGGCGCCAATGCGCTGGTCAGTCCTTTCGGCTTCATCAGCTTTTCGCAAGCCACAATGCTGTCGCCGACAGGTCTCTGCCGCGCCTTTTCGGCAAAGGCTGACGGCTATGTGCGCGCGGAAGGCGGCGTCGTTCTCGTCCTGCGCGCTCTTCGCCGTGCACGCGTTGAAGGCGATCGGCCGCACGCCCTGATCGTCGCCTCGGGCGTCAATTCCGACGGGCGCACGAGCGGCATTTCACTGCCTTCGAAAAAGCATCAGAGCGCCCTGCTCGATCGTGTCTACGAAGACGCTGGCGTCGATCCGGACGACGTCGCCTTCGTCGAAGCGCATGGCACCGGGACGCGGGTCGGCGACCCTGTCGAGGCCGGCGCGATCGGCGACGTCCTCGGGCGACGGCGACGCCAGCCGCTGCCGATCGGATCGATCAAGAGCAATATTGGCCACATCGAGCCGGCCTCCGGTCTCGCCGGCGTGATGAAAGCCATGCTGGCGCTGGAGCATGACGAATTGCCGCGTTCGCTCCATTGCAGCGAACTCAATCCAGACATCGCCTTTGATGACCTCAACCTCTCCGTCAGCGTCGAACCCGTCGCGCTGGCCCGCGATGGCCGCCCTCGTTACGCCGGCGTCAGCTCGTTCGGCTTTGGCGGCACCAACGCGCATGTCATCCTCTCCGACGCGGCTCCCGTTCTGACTCGCGGCGCGCCCGCCAAGGCGCCACAGTTCCTTTTCCTGTCGGCACAGTCCGAAAGCGCTCTCGCAGAACTCGCCCGGAACTATTCGATCCGGCTCGCCGGCGTTGGACCGAATTCTTTTCAACGAATCGTCGCCGCGACGGGGCATCGGCGCGAACGTCACGCCGAGGGGCTCGTCATTCCTCTCGGGGCGCCGAAAGCCGTCATCCAGGCGCTTGATGCGGCGGCGGAACAGGCTGACAATTCACGGCAACTGGCCTCGCCGCATATCGTCCTGGGGTCGGCGATCGAACAAGACGCGCCCGTCGCTTTCGTCTTTTCCGGCAATGGCAGTCAGTGGCCTGGCATGGGCCAACACGCCTACGAGGCAAACGCCGCGTTTCGCGATCGCTTCAACGCCATCGACGCCCTGTTCCAACCATTGTCCGGCTGGTCGCTCGCGGCGATGATGTTCGATGCCAATATCGCAATGCATCTCGCGCGAACGAGCATCGCGCAGCCTCTGGTTTTCGCGATCCAGGCGGCGACGGCTCATTGCCTGACCGGCCTGGGTTTGCGTCCGGCGATGACGCTTGGGCACAGCATGGGCGAAGTCGCCGCCGCCGAGGCCGCCGGCATCCTCGACCTCGCCAGCGCCGTCAGTGTGATCTATTACCGCAGCCATCATCAAGAGCTGGTCCGGGACGCCGGCGGCCTCGCCGTCTTGTTCGGCCCGAGGGACGCCGCCGAAGCATTGGTGGCGGAAATTCCCGAACTCGTCATCGCCGCGCATAATTCGCCGCGGAACTTCACAATTTCAGGCCCTTTTGACGCTCTGGAACAATTGGCGAGGGCGAGCCGCGCTTATAAGGCGCGCGTGCGGCGTCTCGACCTCGTCTATCCGTTTCACAGCG
Protein-coding sequences here:
- a CDS encoding glycosyltransferase family 2 protein — translated: MDPVSARVAESKRTIVDLVPALDAEGQAPHFEALSTRPWLTIAAQPRLPRSRWFKIRYRLSLYDRPARPMISFRRGSQEISWHLLPGPVLGRGEGLAIAPDETTDIWISPVAQKGRFSFLIEAIEILDVAEVLRLGWRGDRGRFISTLATFALGWRPEAEMNFRWATQHAPLSSWPSYQKRLSVAADLGGPELPRRDWANAPMVKLVARLDDTTTPASIDGAIEALRAQIFPRWTLLIAGAAGQVAPLAAKDARIRRLDVDALAGEDRDLLGFIAFGDRLKPHALACFIETMERAPDAVAAYCDEEMDLAPVFKPDWSPRFEARRPYVGRLLLARLGFARGHVPPAPEAIEETSFARKILFDLGRKEVLHIPRPLIETQWRDPLILPGPPRDKMTSAPRVTIVMPTRDHAAMLRRSVTTLLERTAYPAFDLVIVDNGSTDPAALAALATMERDPRVTRIDVAGPFNFSRLCNLGAARATGEVLVFLNNDIEITEGHWLDELVACACEPATGAVGCMLLYPDGRIQHAGIVVGMGEGGGHCDAGLAASAGGWLQRNAVVHEISAVTGACLAVRREKFLAARGFDELRLPIEFNDIDLCLRLEELGYQTVWTPLARLTHFESASRGKATFRRLDAHAKERAYFQSRWADRLRDDPFYHPGLSLFSLACALA
- a CDS encoding glycosyltransferase family 4 protein, producing MAEFAASARASETPASPPQDAAFDDPMRCAADEAARERLALKRDLMMVQDHLADVEARLARLTPFLRAASLLRMAVKFLIGACLLVWKAVTFIWRWPATGKRIEEATFQSQRLTFDAERGEWTKRIRVPALWRNLRRSFGLFQPPPYAVRLRQRIGLARRPRVLHAIANVWVGGSTQLVVDLHDYLGHRIEMEVITSALPARGSHKGMTIRLVPQPASSHLVRSVFSRFRPDIVHVHYWGDVDEPWYRVIFEMAAEFGCLIVQNVNTPVAPFSDAPVARNVFVSQSVFDQFISTVPATVIHPGIDLARFAPRLSETPGAFDAIGMIYRLENDKLNADAIELFIAVIRKRPATRAIIIGDGSLFAHFRSRVEQEGLLPHFEFTGYVPYEELPAHLARFKTFVAPVRQESFGQVIPFAMSAGLAVAGYRVGAVPEILQSDETLGETLEETAALIVSLLDDRDRLKALGRRNHAIAQERFSVEKMAVSYHNLYRDVAPRDFDMTPGLPDAIVFPL